The Vibrio toranzoniae sequence ATTCACTAAGTTATACGATGTATCTTTGAATTTGTCTGAGTTCGCCGTAGATACATGGACAACCGCAACTTTTGCCGCTTCTGGCGAAAATAACCAACAGAAATTCTCTGCAAATGGCAGTGCTGAATTTAAACTAGCGGAAGGCTTCGCTAGTTACGCGCTACGCAATATTGATCTAAACGCCAAGTTTAATGACCCTGCTACATCAATTGACTCCGCAAAAATTGGTTTAGATACATTTGAGTTCGATAAGGTAAGCCAACTGACTTACGCGGTGGTAGGTAAAGCGGCTGGTCTTGATCTCGACCTGAAAGGTAGCGGTGAACTAACCGTCGATAGCGCGATTTCAACAGTGGCACTGAATAAGCTAACGCTAGACTCAACATTCAAAGGTGACACGCTTCCTCAGTCACCAATGAAAGTCGATATGTTGTCTGATTTGAGCTTTGACCTAACTAAGAGTCATTTGAGCTTCGTGTTAGAGAAGCTACAAGCTAACGCTATCGCGTTAGACGGTAAAGCAGACGTAACCCTGTCTGAAGTTCCAAAGATTCGTTTCTCTCTTCATAGCCCGAACATCGACCTTGATGAGTTCTTGGGCTTAGGTAATACGCCAGAAACGGAGAGCACGGCTCCTTCTGGTTCTGCTGCTGGTTCAACTCCAAAACCAGGTAGATCAGCGCCTGCGAAAGAAGTGGAACCTGATCTGTCTGCGTTGAAAACGTTAGACGTGAAAGGTGATATCACGATTGATAAGTTCAAGGCGAGCAATGCGAAAATGCAGAATGTTAAAACAGCATTTTCGGTTAACCGTGGTATCGCAGAGCTAACCTCATTCACATCAAACCTTTACCAAGGCTCTATTTCTGCGACAGCTAAGTTAGACGCACGTAAAACACCGGCGACTTACACGGCTAACAAGAAAATTAAAGGCGTGAAGGTTCAGCCTTTACTGGTGGACGTTGCGAACAACGATATGCTGGAAGGTACCGGTAATATTGATGTTAACGTTAAAGGTAAAAGCCTGACTCCGACTGGTATTAAGAAAAACTTAGTTGGCACAATCGTGATTAATTTTGAAGATGGTGCGGTAAATGGCATCAACGTTGCTCAACTGATTCGAGAAAACTACGCTAAGATCAAAGGCGAAAAAGTCGAAAGCAAAGGAGAGGCTCAGAAAACGGATTTCAGTGCAATGAAAGCGACGCTGAAGGTCGACAAAGGTTGGGTTTCAACGAACGACTTGTCGGCACAGTCGCCACTACTGCGCGTTACTGGCCAAGGTAAAGCGAACTTCATTAATGAAACGGTCGACTTTCTCGTTCGTACATCGATAGTGGGTTCGCTTGAAGGTCAGGGCGGTAAGAGTATTGATGATCTGAAAGATGTCACTATCCCAATAAAGGTGACTGGCCAGTGGGCTGATCCGAAATTCGCGCTTGTTTTTGATGATGTACTGAAACAAAAAGCACAAAAAGAAGTTGACCGTGGTGTAGAAAAGCTAACAGATAAGATTAAAGATAAAAAAACCAAAGAAGCGGTAGATGGTTTGTTGAAAGGTTTGTTTAACTAATCTTTATCTCATTTGAAAACGAATAAAGCGTCATTCCTGTTGTAGGAATGGCGCTTTTTTGTTCTCGCGTTGGCAATAATCAAGAGACTTCCTGTGACACTCGTCTCTAGTCCTAGGAAGTGACGACAGTGTGGTTGTCACTCCTAGATAATTGAGGACAACCGTCATCCTCGAGAGGGGCGAATGACCGAGTCGAGGATGACGGTTGAATGCGATTACCAGTCGACGCCTTGTAGCGCTTTAACTCCAGATTCGAAAGCGTGCTTCACGTTACGAACTTCAGATACCGTATCTGCCATCTCTGTTAGAGTACGGTGAGCACCACGGCCTGTAATGATTACAGACTGCATCTTCGGACGGTTATTCAACGCTTCAACCACTTCATCCAGTTCGATGTAGCCATAACTTACCATGTAGGTTAACTCATCAAACAGAATTACATCAATCGACTCGTCAGCCAGCATGCGTTGACACTCTTTCCATACGCGCTGTGCGGCTTCAATATCTTGAGCTTTGTTTTGAGTTTCCCACGTAAAACCGGTGCCCATGACTTGGAACTCTACATCGAGTTTTTGCAGAACGTTCTTTTCGCCGTTATCCCAAGTGCCTTTAACAAACTGAGCAACGGCACACTTCTTACCGTGACCCACTGCGCGAGTAATGGTGCCGAAGCCTGATGTTGACTTGCCTTTACCGTTGCCAGTGATCACCAATAATAGGCCTTTAACTTCTTGTGCTGCAGCGACACGTGCATCGACTTGTTCTTTTACTTTTTGTTGTCTTGCTTTATGGCGTTGTTCTTTGTTGTCTTCGGTCGACATAACAAATCCTTTTAAGTTGTGATTACGCCTATCATAGCCTAACTTAACGATAGCAAAAACCATCGGAAGAACAGGTGATTACGGATGAAAAAGATACTCGTGGTTTGCATGGGGAATATTTGTCGCTCGCCAACTGGTGAGGCGGTACTCAGAAAGAGAGCACAACAGCTTAATATTGATGTTGCGGTCGACTCTGCGGGGACGATTGGTTTTCATCAAGGAAACCCGCCAGACTCACGCTCCAAAGCGGCAGGCGAGAAGCGAGGCTACAGTTTCGAAGGTATTACGTCACGCAAAGTCATGATGAATGACTTTGAAGAGTTTGATCTAATACTCGCGGCTGATAAGGCGAATTTAGATGACTTAATGAGCCAGTGTCCGGCTCATCTGCAATACAAGATTGCGCTGTTTTTGAGTTTTGGCGAGTCGCAGTATCAAGAGGTACCCGATCCGTATTATGGCGAAGGGAATGGTTTTGAGTTGGTTTTGGATTTAATTGAAGAGTCCAGTGAAGCGATTCTGCGTTCGATTTAATGTCGAAGTTATGTTCAGCATCTGAGTGAACAGTAACTCACAGATATAAAAAAGGCCGGCATTCAATTCAATGTCGGCCTTCTTAAATCTAGCTTTAAGCTATGGCTAAGATTACTTAGACATTACTTTGTAGATTGGGTCTTCTGCAACGTTTGCTTCAACCAAGCTACCTGCTTTGTGTAGCATAGTGACGCAGTCTTGGCTTAGGTGGCGAAGGTGAAGCGTTTTACCTTGTGCTGCGTAACGCTCAGCAATCGTATCAATCGCTTCAATAGCAGAGTGGTCAGTAACGCGTGAGTTTGCGAAATCAACGATAACATCTTGTGGATCGTTGTATGCGTCAAATAACTCAAGGAAGTTAGCCGTTGAACCAAAGAAGATTGGGCCATTAACTTTGTACTCTTTAGAGCCTTTGCCGTTTACCGATGTGTCTGCGTAGATATGCTTAGCATGTTGCCATGCAAACATCAGTGCTGAGGCAATAACACCCACAAATACAGCAACCGCAAGATCCGTCATTACAGTTACAACCGTAACAAGAACGATAACGAAGAAGTCTTGCTTAGGTACGCGACGTGCAAGCTTGAAGGTTGCCCATTCGAATGTACCGATAACAACCATAAACATGACACCCACTAGCGCTGCTAGAGGGATCATTTCGATAAGCGCAGAGCCGAATAGGATGAACATCAGTAGTGCAACGGCAGCAACGATACCAGAAAGACGACCACGACCACCTGAGTTTACGTTGATCATCGATTGACCGATCATCGCACAACCACCCATCGCGCCAAATACTGAACACGTCACGTTAGCCATACCTTGACCAACACATTCACGGTTAGATTGACCACGAGTGTTTGTCATTTCGTCTAGTACGGTTAGCGTCAGTAGTGATTCAATTAGACCAATCGCAGCAAGAATCACGGCGTATGGTAGGATGATGTATAGCGTTTCTAGGCTAAACGGTACTGCTGGAATCGAGAATGTTGGTAGAGAGCCCGCTAGTGTTGCTGCTTCGTCACCAGACATAGTGCGTAAGAAATCAACAACAGTACGAGTTTCTAGGTCAAGGCCAACAACCAAAGCGGTTACCGTCACAATAGCAACCAATGACGATGGTACCGCTGTTGTTAGTTTAGGTAGAAAGTGGATGATAGCCATAGTCAGTGCAACAAGGCCTAACATCAGTGTCATTTGACCACTTGGTAACCAAGTTAGTGCACCTGTTACGTCTGGTGCCTTAAATTGTCCAAGCTGCGCTAGGAAGATAACGATCGCTAAGCCGTTCACGAAACCAATCATTACTGGGTGCGGAACGATACGGATGAATTTACCTAGCTTAAATACACCCGCTGCAATTTGCAGAAGGCCGGCTAGCATAACTGCCGCAAATAGGTATTGAACGCCATGGGTTGCTACTAGGCTCACCATTACAACAGCCATTGCGCCAGTTGCACCAGAAATCATACCTGGACGACCGCCGAAGACAGAAGTAATTAAACCTACGATGAATGCAGCGTATAGACCAACCATTGGGTCAACGCCTGCAACAAAGGCGAATGCTACGGCTTCAGGTACCAGAGCTAGGGCTACTGTAAGACCTGAAAGCACATCATTCTTTACAGAGTGCTTTGAAAATTGTGGGAATTCGAACATGTTTGCTCAGCTATGCTTAAGATGGATGTACCCGACACGAGTGTATTGCGTAGCCAAACAGTGATGGAAAAGAGCGGCAATAGCGAAGTGTCGAAAAGATAAGTGCGCGAATGCTACCCAAAAATGTGATTAAGTTCAAGGTTGAACCTAACTTTGAGTAATATATCTATTAATTTTTATTCAATTAGAAGATATGAAAAAGGCTGCTTTAATAAGCAGCCTTTGATTCGATTTTCTAGTGATTACTTAGCAGTAAACGCTAGTAGTGTGGCTTAGTCATGCCTGCGCCAGCTTTGTTCGACGCTACCTGACTGCCTGCACCTTTCGGTACAAAGCGCTCAGTACGGAATGGAGCAGCAACAACTTCAATCTCTTTGATCTCTTGAGGACCAGGAGCTTTAGTCATTGGCGAACCCGCTTGTTTCTTAGCAGCTGCCACTTTTGGTGTTGCTTCTGAAGCTGGTGCTTCTACCACAGGAGCTTCTTCAACTTTCACACTTTCAGCTTTAGGCGCTTCAACTGCTTTTGTTGGTTCAACGACAGCAGTTTCAACAACTGGTGCTTCAACTACGACTTCTTCTGCTTTCACAGTTTCAACCGGAGCTTGTTCAACTTCCACACTTTCAGCTTTAAGCGTTTCAACTTTTTGTGCTTCAACAACTGGAGCTTCTTCAACTACAGCAGGAGTCTCAGCTACTTGAGCTTCAACAGCAGCTTCTTCGCGACGGATAATCACTTTGCCCATAGCCAGTTCAGGGCATGCAAAGCCGCCTGCCATTGCTGCGTTGCTTTGTGATGCAGTTTCTAGAGCGGCATGCTGTTCTTGAATAGATGTTTGCTCTTCAACAGCCACTTGAACTTCAGCCACTTCAGGTTTTGCCTGTTTGTGGTGAGGTTTTGGAATGAAGCGAGGCATCACTTTACCCATAGCCATCTCTGGAGAAGCTACACCACCTTTACGTAGGCGGAATGGGTTAGGGCGACGATCACGACCGCGACGACGACGTTGACCACTTGCACGTAGGTGACGTGGAGAACGACGGTTACGACGTTGCTTCGGTTCTTCCTGTTCAGTTTGCTCAGCATTTGCTTGAGTTGCTTCTACTTGCTCTGCAACTTTTTGCTCTTGAACGACTGATTGCTCTTTCGAAACAGATTGCTCTTTTGCAACAGCTTGTTCTTTTGAAGCGTTTTCTGTCGCTTCAGCTTGAGCTTGTTGGTCTTTAACACGAACTTGTTTGTTCAGTTTACGACGCTGACGACGTTCTTTAATCTTAGCTGCTTTTGCTTCAGGCTTAGCCTTAGGCGCTTCTGGTTTATCAGCTTGAGCTTCTGCCGCTAGCTGTAGACCTTCTTCTGCTAATTTAGATGGCGCTTGCTCATCGCGTTGCTTATGCTCATCGCGTGGTTTGTTACGACGATCTTGCTTAGGCTTACGAGGCTGACGATTTTGCTGTGGAGCTGCTTCTTTCTGCTCTTCAGGCTTCTCGTCACGAGCTGGCTTACGACGACGTTTGTTGTCACGGTTTTCGTTACGATTGTCACCGCGCTCGCTACGTTCACCACGTTGGTTACGACGACGGTTATCGTTACGATCACGGCGCTGACGATTGCCGTTGTTTCGATTGTTTTTAGGTTTTTCTTCTTCTTTTTTCTCTTCTTGTGCTTCTTGCTTCTCTTCTTGATCTGCAGAGCTAAAGAGGAAACTACCGATAGCTTTGAAGAAACGACCAATCAGGCCTGGCTCTTGAGTCGTTGCCGGCTCAGCTTTCTTCTTCTCTACCGCTTTAGGTGCTGGATCCGAAGATGGAGATGGTGCTGATTGAGCTGGAGCTGCAAAACCTTTCAGAGCTGGCTCTTCAAGTTTTTTAGGACGAACAGTCTGTTCTGCTGGTTCTTTGCTTTCCGCTTCTTTTAGAGCTTCTAGCTTGTTAGGCAGTAGGTAAGACAGTAGATCAAACTCTTCACCTTCACGTACACGGATAACCTCAAAATGCGGTGTTTCCATGTCAGAGTTAGGTACAACAGTGATCTTAACTTCTTGGTTCTTCTCGATGTGATTTACTGAGCGACGTTTCTCGTTCAATAGGTAAGAAGCGATAGGAACAGGGACTACAGCAAGAACTTGCGCAGTGTTGTCTTTTAGCGCTTCTTCTTCAATCAGACGTAGAACAGACAGTGCTAGAGATTCGTTATCACGAACAACACCAGTACCTGTACAACGAGGACAAATGTGGTGGCTTGCTTCTGCTAGTGATGGGCTCAAACGTTGGCGAGACATCTCTAGAAGACCAAAGCGAGAAATACGACCAATCTGAACACGTGCGCGATCTAAACGAACGGCATCACGTAGACGGCTTTCTACTTCGCGTTGGTGGCGAACCGGAGTCATATCGATAAAGTCGATTACAACAAGACCACCTAGGTCACGTAGACGTAATTGACGTGCAATTTCATCGGCCGCTTCTAGGTTAGTGTTTAGCGCTGTTTCTTCGATATCGCCGCCCTTTGTTGCACGAGCAGAGTTAATATCGATAGAAGTTAGAGCTTCTGTTGGGTCGATTACGATAGAACCACCAGATGGAAGGCGAACTTCACGTTGGAAAGCAGATTCGATCTGGCTTTCAATCTGGTAATGGCTGAATAGTGGAACTTCACCATCGTATTTCTTAACGCGATTCATGAAATCTGGGCGTATTAATTGAATGTGCGCTTGTGCACGTTCAAAAATTGTATTGCTATCGATTAGAATCTCGCCAATATCACGACGTAGGTAGTCACGAATCGCGCGAACAATAACGTTACTTTCTTGGTGGATTAGGAAAGGAGCTGCATTTGAATCAGAAGCTTGCTTGATAGCGCCCCAGTGATTCAATAGCACATTAAGATCCCACTCTAACTCTTCCGCACTTTTGCCAACACCAGCTGTACGCACGATTAAACCCATACCTTGAGGAAGTTCAAGAGTGCTTAATGCTGCTTTCAGTTGAGTGCGTTCATCACCTTCGATACGACGAGAAATACCGCCAGCACGAGGGTTATTAGGCATAAGAACTAAGTAACTACCTGCCAAAGAGATGAAAGTTGTCAGTGCAGCACCTTTGCTACCACGTTCTTCTTTCTCTACTTGTACGATTACTTCTTGGCCTTCTTTTAGCACTTCTTTAATGCTAGGACGGCCTTGATATGTATAACCTTCAGGGAAGTATTCGCGGGCAATTTCTTTAAGAGGGAGGAAACCGTGACGTTCTGCGCCGTAATCAACAAATGCCGCTTCTAGGCTTGGCTCAATACGGGTAATACGTCCTTTGTAGATATTCGCTTTTTTTGACTCGTGACCTGGACTTTCGATATCGAGATCGAACAGTCGCTGGCCATCAACCAAAGCGACACGCAACTCTTCTTTTTGAGTTGCGTTAATTAACATTCTTTTCATTTAGAAATTCTCATTGTCTTTTCTTATTTTCATCATTGTTCTTATCGCTTTATTTCGTTTCTCATGGTGCCAGATCCCATGGCTTTATCGGTGCAGCCTCCCGGCTGGAGAGGGATGCTCTGGGGCACGTCAGTCATCATAGGGAGTTAGCCTATGATCCGCGATGTGGCGGTGAATACTCAACATGAGTTTACGTGAGTAGAGCGATAAGGAGCTCAGTTGACCGTGTCTTACGCCGGTTGCAGCACTGTCTAATCTGAGTTATCTACTCATTTACTTGCTTATGAATGGTTAGCTGTTTAAATATTAATCAAACCATTGATAGCAGCTGTGAACTATAGCAGTGGTCGGTAAACACAGCAATCTGCTTTGTAGTAATGCGGTAAAAAAAACAGTTTTTGTTTGGGTTTTGATAGCTCTAACTCACTGTCTATAAATAATTTATCTACTGATATTTCAATTTGCACGAATCCTGGTGCTTTTTTGTTCGAAGAATCAAAGAAATATCAAACTTTGACCACTATTTGAGGAGTGAACGGTAGGTAATCTGGATAAATAAGTTTGGAATAGGCTTAAGAAAATCTCAATAATCAAAAGTGACAGTGATACAATATCCAGATGAGCGAAATTAGAACCCAAGTCCAATTTGTCGACATTGACGAAGATATGGCTGGTCAGCGTATTGATAATTTCTTACGCAACCAATTAAAAAACATCCCGAAAAGCATGATTTACCGAATCGTTCGTAAAGGCGAAGTCCGCGTAAATAAAAAACGCATCAAGGCAGAGTACAAACTAAAAGCGGGTGATTTAGTTCGTATTCCACCTGTAACGATTGAAGAGAAAACGGAAGAGAACGTGCCAAGCACGAAACTCAACAAGGTTTCAGAATTAGAACAGTGCATCATCTATGAAGATGACCACATGCTGATTCTTAATAAACCGTCGGGTACAGCGGTCCATGGTGGCAGTGGGCTTAAGTTTGGCGCAATTGAAGCATTACGTGCCCTTCGCCCTGATGCTCGTTTTCTCGAATTAGTGCACCGTATTGATAGAGATACGTCTGGTATCTTGCTAATTGCTAAGAAGCGTTCGGCGCTAAGACACCTTCAAGCACAGTTCCGTGAAAAAACAGTTCAAAAATATTACTTCGCTTTAGTGATGGGCGAATGGAAGAACAGCTGTAAGGTTGTGAACGCACCCTTGTTGAAAAATGAAGTGAACAGCATTGTTCGTGTGAACCCGAATGGTAAGGCATCTGAGACGCGTTTTAGGGTGTTAGAGAAATTCAAAGATGCGACGTTAGTTCAAGCAAGTCCAATTACGGGGCGTACACACCAAATCCGTGTGCATACTCAATATACTGGCCACCCAATTGCTTGGGATGATCGTTACGGTGATCGTCGCTTTGATGCTTACACGGGTAAGGTTGGTCTGGATCGTTTGTTCTTACACGCAGCAAACATTAAGTTCATTCACCCAGGTAGTGAGGAAAAGATGGATATTTCAGCGCCAATGGAAGTGAGATTGGAAAAAGCACTGACTGGTTTGCGTAAGCTCTAAGAAAATATGAGATATGAAAGGAGAGCACTCTTTCAGGGTTTAGTATTAGTTATCTGATAATGATAAAGGTTGACGAATATCGTCAACCTTTTTTGTTTGTGCTGTTGCAAAAGCTCTCCCCAACTCGCTAGTCTTTCAACTGACGAAGGAAGGAGTAGGGAGCTTCCAGTCGAGGTGGTTGATACCCGTTAAAGCACGCTCATCCCTTGTGCCTCAAGCATATCGACTAAGTCGATAAGAGGCAAACCAATAAGCGTGTTCGGATCTTTGCCTTCCATTTGCTTGAACAAAGCAATACCTAACCCTTCACACATAAAACTGCCCGCGCAGTAATAAGGCTGTTCTTTCTCAACGTAAGAGATGATCTGTTGCTTGGTTAAATCACGGAAATGCACGATGAAGGTGTCGAGACGCGTGTCAGCTTTGTTGGTC is a genomic window containing:
- a CDS encoding SulP family inorganic anion transporter → MFEFPQFSKHSVKNDVLSGLTVALALVPEAVAFAFVAGVDPMVGLYAAFIVGLITSVFGGRPGMISGATGAMAVVMVSLVATHGVQYLFAAVMLAGLLQIAAGVFKLGKFIRIVPHPVMIGFVNGLAIVIFLAQLGQFKAPDVTGALTWLPSGQMTLMLGLVALTMAIIHFLPKLTTAVPSSLVAIVTVTALVVGLDLETRTVVDFLRTMSGDEAATLAGSLPTFSIPAVPFSLETLYIILPYAVILAAIGLIESLLTLTVLDEMTNTRGQSNRECVGQGMANVTCSVFGAMGGCAMIGQSMINVNSGGRGRLSGIVAAVALLMFILFGSALIEMIPLAALVGVMFMVVIGTFEWATFKLARRVPKQDFFVIVLVTVVTVMTDLAVAVFVGVIASALMFAWQHAKHIYADTSVNGKGSKEYKVNGPIFFGSTANFLELFDAYNDPQDVIVDFANSRVTDHSAIEAIDTIAERYAAQGKTLHLRHLSQDCVTMLHKAGSLVEANVAEDPIYKVMSK
- the rluC gene encoding 23S rRNA pseudouridine(955/2504/2580) synthase RluC: MSEIRTQVQFVDIDEDMAGQRIDNFLRNQLKNIPKSMIYRIVRKGEVRVNKKRIKAEYKLKAGDLVRIPPVTIEEKTEENVPSTKLNKVSELEQCIIYEDDHMLILNKPSGTAVHGGSGLKFGAIEALRALRPDARFLELVHRIDRDTSGILLIAKKRSALRHLQAQFREKTVQKYYFALVMGEWKNSCKVVNAPLLKNEVNSIVRVNPNGKASETRFRVLEKFKDATLVQASPITGRTHQIRVHTQYTGHPIAWDDRYGDRRFDAYTGKVGLDRLFLHAANIKFIHPGSEEKMDISAPMEVRLEKALTGLRKL
- a CDS encoding low molecular weight protein-tyrosine-phosphatase codes for the protein MKKILVVCMGNICRSPTGEAVLRKRAQQLNIDVAVDSAGTIGFHQGNPPDSRSKAAGEKRGYSFEGITSRKVMMNDFEEFDLILAADKANLDDLMSQCPAHLQYKIALFLSFGESQYQEVPDPYYGEGNGFELVLDLIEESSEAILRSI
- the rne gene encoding ribonuclease E gives rise to the protein MKRMLINATQKEELRVALVDGQRLFDLDIESPGHESKKANIYKGRITRIEPSLEAAFVDYGAERHGFLPLKEIAREYFPEGYTYQGRPSIKEVLKEGQEVIVQVEKEERGSKGAALTTFISLAGSYLVLMPNNPRAGGISRRIEGDERTQLKAALSTLELPQGMGLIVRTAGVGKSAEELEWDLNVLLNHWGAIKQASDSNAAPFLIHQESNVIVRAIRDYLRRDIGEILIDSNTIFERAQAHIQLIRPDFMNRVKKYDGEVPLFSHYQIESQIESAFQREVRLPSGGSIVIDPTEALTSIDINSARATKGGDIEETALNTNLEAADEIARQLRLRDLGGLVVIDFIDMTPVRHQREVESRLRDAVRLDRARVQIGRISRFGLLEMSRQRLSPSLAEASHHICPRCTGTGVVRDNESLALSVLRLIEEEALKDNTAQVLAVVPVPIASYLLNEKRRSVNHIEKNQEVKITVVPNSDMETPHFEVIRVREGEEFDLLSYLLPNKLEALKEAESKEPAEQTVRPKKLEEPALKGFAAPAQSAPSPSSDPAPKAVEKKKAEPATTQEPGLIGRFFKAIGSFLFSSADQEEKQEAQEEKKEEEKPKNNRNNGNRQRRDRNDNRRRNQRGERSERGDNRNENRDNKRRRKPARDEKPEEQKEAAPQQNRQPRKPKQDRRNKPRDEHKQRDEQAPSKLAEEGLQLAAEAQADKPEAPKAKPEAKAAKIKERRQRRKLNKQVRVKDQQAQAEATENASKEQAVAKEQSVSKEQSVVQEQKVAEQVEATQANAEQTEQEEPKQRRNRRSPRHLRASGQRRRRGRDRRPNPFRLRKGGVASPEMAMGKVMPRFIPKPHHKQAKPEVAEVQVAVEEQTSIQEQHAALETASQSNAAMAGGFACPELAMGKVIIRREEAAVEAQVAETPAVVEEAPVVEAQKVETLKAESVEVEQAPVETVKAEEVVVEAPVVETAVVEPTKAVEAPKAESVKVEEAPVVEAPASEATPKVAAAKKQAGSPMTKAPGPQEIKEIEVVAAPFRTERFVPKGAGSQVASNKAGAGMTKPHY
- a CDS encoding AsmA family protein, with product MKKLLIFVAVPVFVVIAAVLALVLLVNPNQFKPLIVEQAQKHTGLELVIEGDISWQFFPSIGFELGQTELRNPEGFTQPNLFKVDTVGVDVSVTPLFSNQLEIGNITLDGAEFYLETLKDGRKNIDALTQAAAPQESEPVADTTAESASVPQEKSAAEASNWTINLAGVTISNALFEMDDKQAGSFTKLYDVSLNLSEFAVDTWTTATFAASGENNQQKFSANGSAEFKLAEGFASYALRNIDLNAKFNDPATSIDSAKIGLDTFEFDKVSQLTYAVVGKAAGLDLDLKGSGELTVDSAISTVALNKLTLDSTFKGDTLPQSPMKVDMLSDLSFDLTKSHLSFVLEKLQANAIALDGKADVTLSEVPKIRFSLHSPNIDLDEFLGLGNTPETESTAPSGSAAGSTPKPGRSAPAKEVEPDLSALKTLDVKGDITIDKFKASNAKMQNVKTAFSVNRGIAELTSFTSNLYQGSISATAKLDARKTPATYTANKKIKGVKVQPLLVDVANNDMLEGTGNIDVNVKGKSLTPTGIKKNLVGTIVINFEDGAVNGINVAQLIRENYAKIKGEKVESKGEAQKTDFSAMKATLKVDKGWVSTNDLSAQSPLLRVTGQGKANFINETVDFLVRTSIVGSLEGQGGKSIDDLKDVTIPIKVTGQWADPKFALVFDDVLKQKAQKEVDRGVEKLTDKIKDKKTKEAVDGLLKGLFN
- the cobO gene encoding cob(I)yrinic acid a,c-diamide adenosyltransferase; its protein translation is MSTEDNKEQRHKARQQKVKEQVDARVAAAQEVKGLLLVITGNGKGKSTSGFGTITRAVGHGKKCAVAQFVKGTWDNGEKNVLQKLDVEFQVMGTGFTWETQNKAQDIEAAQRVWKECQRMLADESIDVILFDELTYMVSYGYIELDEVVEALNNRPKMQSVIITGRGAHRTLTEMADTVSEVRNVKHAFESGVKALQGVDW